DNA sequence from the Bacillus pumilus genome:
CCTGAAGTAAGGCAATATGCCTTGTATTACTTACATACGTTAAATCTCCACTTTCAATTGATCCAGTGAAGAACAGTGATTGAATCGCCATTTCTAGCTCATCAATGCCCTTTTCTTGTAATAATGATGTAGTGACCACCGGACGATCCTTCGCTAACTGCTTGACCTTTTCTACATCAAGCTTAGGCTCAAGGTCTGTCTTATTCACAATTACGATGATATCCATACCTGAGACAGCCTCAAAAAGCTTAATATCTTCTTCTGATAATTCTTCGCTATAATTGAGCACAAGTAAAATCAGGTCAGCTTCTTTTAAGACCTGTCTAGATCGTTCAACCCCTATACGTTCAACAATGTCCTCTGTCTCACGTATACCCGCAGTATCAACAAGACGGAGAGGTACACCTCTTACATTCACATATTCCTCAATGACATCTCTCGTAGTTCCAGGAATATCTGTGACAATGGCCTTTGTTTCCTGTACAAGGCTATTCAGCAAGGAAGACTTGCCAACATTCGGCCTTCCTATAATTACAGTGGATAAGCCCTCTCGAAGGATTTTCCCTTGCTGGGAAGTCGAGAGAAGCGACTCAATTTCTTTTTTGACCGATGTCGCTTTTTCCACTAAGACGCGGTGTGTCATTTCTTCAACATCGTCATACTCAGGGTAGTCAATATTGACTTCAATATGCGCCAGTGTTTCTAGGATCTCGCCGCGCAGTCGCTGAACCAAACCGGAGAGACGTCCCTCCATTTGAGTAATTGCTACATTCATCGCTCGATCCGTCTTTGCCCGAATCAAGTCCATGACAGCCTCTGCTTGCGATAGATCTATTCTTCCATTTAAGAAAGCACGCTTTGTGAACTCA
Encoded proteins:
- the mnmE gene encoding tRNA uridine-5-carboxymethylaminomethyl(34) synthesis GTPase MnmE; this encodes MDTIAAISTPMGEGAIAIIRLSGPEAVQIADRMYKGPKEKKLVSVDSHTIHYGHIVDARTDQVIEEVMVSVLRAPKTFTREDVIEINCHGGIVTVNKVLQLALREGARLAEPGEFTKRAFLNGRIDLSQAEAVMDLIRAKTDRAMNVAITQMEGRLSGLVQRLRGEILETLAHIEVNIDYPEYDDVEEMTHRVLVEKATSVKKEIESLLSTSQQGKILREGLSTVIIGRPNVGKSSLLNSLVQETKAIVTDIPGTTRDVIEEYVNVRGVPLRLVDTAGIRETEDIVERIGVERSRQVLKEADLILLVLNYSEELSEEDIKLFEAVSGMDIIVIVNKTDLEPKLDVEKVKQLAKDRPVVTTSLLQEKGIDELEMAIQSLFFTGSIESGDLTYVSNTRHIALLQAAKQSIEDALEGIAMDVPIDIVQIDLTRCWEQLGEIIGDAVHESLIDQLFSQFCLGK